TAAGTGTATTTCGTCACCAAAAAGGACATTAATAGCAACAATACTAGCTTGTCACTAATAGACATCGATCAATTGTCTCCAAAGTTATATGTGTTTCGTAGTTGAACAAAAGTAATTTTGTCATCAATTACAATCTTTATATACGAATATATATTTTGTCCCCAAATGTAATTagtgacaattttgttttcacaaaaatatgcttataaTTTTGTAACTAAAACCTATCATGTCGTCactgaaaatattatttttatcaacaCAACAAAATCACCACAATAAATTGTCATGATTAGTACAAATAACAAATGTGATaaaaattttttttactttgcaATTACAAAATGAATTGTATTATTGATCAGGAGTCAATTTTAAGACTACTATGTTTAGTCAAAATGTAGTCAATTTATGACTAAATGATATGTTCATGAAAAAAATGtgattaatttgaaaaatacaaCGTAATTTAATCATGGAGTCTTTCTCCCATCTTGTAAGCTCCGTCCACTTGTTTTTGAGCGAAAGAAAattttgagttgttatttccaATTTGATTCTTTCTTCGTTCAATTAAAAGTTTCAGTTTATTTTCGAAGCTTGTATCTTTTATAAGtatgatatattattattatgttagtCATTTAAGTTttgctttaaaatatataaactaATGGACAGaaatcaaaaaatgaaaaaaaaatcaaagcaGAAAAGGAGAGAACGAACTGATACTACAATTAATATGACTAAGAAGTAAGTATTATATTCATCATTTAACTTTATAGTAAAATTCATTTGGCAAAAAGTGATGAAAAATTGACACCTTACGTCTTAGTTGAAAAGATTGCTCAACATATGAAAAATGAAAGTTATCTTGCGCTATTTATATCCCTATACATAAGGGACAAAGAATGTTCACATGACACCTCTTTTAATTCAAGattcatataaatatatgtacaCTGAGACTCACACATTGTGCTTTTCTATCCAACGGCTTGTGTAAGATACAATAAAGGTATGTGTGTCCTTCCCCATTTGAACTTTCTTCACTTTTCGAATAAAATGAGGCTAGAGCCCTAATATTCATAAATTTATGACCCCGTCTATCACATTTAagacttttctttattttctataaATCTTTTATTATTACTATCTTTCTGTATTTTGGATCATAACTCGAAATAAATGTAGTAAATTGTACAGATGTTCTATTGTTTCACCAATTAAGAAAGGACGTACGGAAGAGAAAGAAATGGAAAGCGTAAGTACATGTGTTGATATCTTTTTCTCCTGCTAAAGTTCATCCTTTAATCCTTCAAGACTTAAAGATGATCTCTCTTTGCGTATTCTCTGTCATTTCTGCTAAACCAAAATAGTAGTAGAGGTTTATTTCGAAAAATTGTCTATAGTATTGTAATTTTCATGCTTTACTATAAATGCTTAAGAACTGAAAAAAATTGATAGTAAATTAAACAGTCATCCTTGAATTTCAATCTTCACCTTTGTCGTCttctaaataataaatatgagaaCTTTTTTGAGCcttcttttactatttttcaaataaatttcaaaaaattaatagttcaaaaatatttagCTAATATAAGCTTATTCTAAGAAGTGAAAGGTACGTATaataaaaatttccaaatggACACCAAATGTGTCGTTTTTTGGGCGAATGAAGACAACAAACACGAAGATGATTGCATAATCTAGGAGACTTCCAAGGGAATGGAGTTTCTTTACAGGCTAATTTGAATTGTCTGGCTTACGAAAGActtatcacattatttttagGCGCCAAGGGGTTGAGCAGGTAGTcatgttactttttttttatttaacttttccctttattttatagaattaatttttttatacgtATTATATACAGTTTTATCATATTATGTCAACTATATGCATAAAATATGACGTTATATTGATGTTTATCATTGAGCGAAGCGCAGAGATATTAGCTAGATAAATATAACCTATGAGTAGCTTAATATAATGTAACTTGGAAAACACCTCTCAATTAATAGTATTGAATGATTTTTATGAAGTGTGTGCCAAAATCTTTGATATAACTTATTGTGCACCCGGATATGTAAAAGATTTGTTGGCTAATTTCAATAggaaaagaaaatcatattcATGATACGAAACTACACGTGGACAAAATTACCACATTCAAAcgccataaaatatcatattttaaataagaACAACTAAATTGCCATCAAACTTTTATTCaacttttcaaaatattttactcCTATTGTGTGGTTGTAAATTTTTAGAGTAACTAACAATATTATCATTAAGTTTGTTTATATTCACGTATTTTCAAGCAGTCCGAATTATAAGCAGTCATTCCTTGATTTTCGACATTATTGGGCCTCTCATTTAATGACTGGTAGCCAatcatttattcaaaaaaatggAATTTGAATCCATTGACAGCTGCATAAATGACTAAAATTTTTACTTGGGGTCACTCCTCGGAAAGATTCTTCATTCGAGTTAGCTTCTTTTTTCCCCTGCCTCCggataccttagaatagatttgATTGTCTTTCATTTGAATTTCCTGTTTAACTAGTCATTTCCTGCCTGAGTTGTTGACCATCACCTGACCTCACACGTACATTCAATGCTCCTTTGATTTCTCAGGCTCTCTTTATTAATCTATAGATTCACCTCCATTATTTTTATTAGCATTGGCAGGTGTCTAAGAATTCATATCCCCTTTTCCTCCTGCCAGCAGgaaaaccaaaataaaaataaaaaaccacAACTAAACACCAAAAAGAAACATGAGAAAGCTTTTGGTGAATGTTTTCCTAGTAACTTTCTTGGTGTTTTTGGGGCATAAAGTGGAAGGACTTGGGGTTAACTGGGGTGACATCTCCTCCCACAAGTTGCCTCCTAAAGATGTGGTCAAAATGTTGCAAGAAAACGACATTAAGAAGGTGAAGCTtttcaataatgatgagactgTCTTGAATGCCTTGGCTGGAACTGGCATTGAGGTCATGATTGGCATCTCCAATCAACTCCTCAAAGATTTGGTGAACCCTGATGTAGCCAAGAAATGGGTAAAAGAAAATGTCACTCGTTTTAAGCCAAAGTCTCCTAAAGGAGTTAATATCACGTAAGTGCATCTTTTTACATTGATTCGTTTGTCATATATCTTCGAATACAATTAAATGTGCATGATTCATAAATAGTGTACAAGCTTTTTATAATTGGTGCAGACTTGTAGGTGTTGGTAATGAGCCATTCTTGAGAGATTACAAGGACACACTAACAAATGTTACAGGCCCAGCATTAGAGAATATCCAAAATGCACTGAATGACGCTGGACTTGGTGACACCACCAAGGCAACTGTACCTCTAAATGCTGATGTTTACTTGTCACCAAGCTGGAATCTTGTCCCTTCTGGGGGATTTTTCCGCTCTGACATCATCGATCCACTTAACTACATTCTTAAGGTCTTGAACAAGAACAAAGCTCCTTTCATGGTCAATATTTATCCTTTTCTTAGTCTTTTCTATGGAAATGGTGCCTTCCCTTTTGACTATGCCTTTTTTGATGGTGTGAGCAATCCTCTTAAGGACAAAGATGGTGTTGAATACACAAACTGCTTTGATGCCAATCTTGACACTTGCGCAGCTGCTCTGGCAGGAGCAGGTTATGGCAACATGACCATTATGGTAGGAGAAATGGGATGGCCTACAGATGGAAACCCTTATGCCAATGTGACATTGGCTGAAAAGTTTTACAAAGGATTTGTATCATATCTAGCCATAGGAAAAGGTAGCCCACGTCGCCCTGGTAACGTTGAGGCATACCTATTTGCCTTATTTGATGAGGATAGGAAGAGCACACTCCCAGGTAACTTTGAGACACATTGGGGTCTCTACTATGACGATGGAACACCAAAGTTCCCTCTTGATCTACATGGAAATAAAAATACTCTTGTGTCCGTATCAAATGTGGAGAAACTCTCTAAAAAATGGTGTGTGATAAAGCCGGATGTTAAGAATTTTACAGATGTTATGACATATGCTTGTGATCGTGTAGATTGTACACCTCTTACTAATGGATCATCTTGCCAAGACCTTAGTGACGCTGCCAAGGCTTCATATGCAGTGAATGCCTATTTccaaaaccaacaacaaaaagatgaaagttgtaaTTTTGAAGGCAAAGCAACAGTAACCACAAAGGATCCATCCCAAGGGACTTGCAATTTCACCATTGGCTTTAAGACACTTTCTTATCTTTCCCCTTCTCCATCTCCTCTTCCTTCAATCGATCACTCAGATTCTGCCAAGCCTTCTTCCTCACAGTCTACTTCTCCAAATCCTCTGGCCTTTGCTTCCATGGGaatcttttttcttatttcactatttttcatgtagatgaatcatattttgttatttaataATTTGTGAGCCTACCCCTTAGGATTCATATTTTTGTGGAGAGTCGATATTTGTTTGAAATATCCTTTGTATTGTCAAGCATAAAGATCATTTTTTGATTGTATGTACTACGTATGTCAAGTATATAGAGAATGCATGGTGCGACGcattcaataaatatttttaaatctttaAATCTTGTGGTGGTGGATATGATGAtatttttggtcatttgataCTTCTTTTGGCATGGACAACTGTGGGTAAGGacgaaaaaaataaacaaaaaataagaCAAAGTAAACGGATTTCTTTTCTCTATTTTGCTTGCTCACAAAATAAAAGAGGGAACATATGGTAATATCGACACCATCTCTATGTTCATCAACTTTGTTTGCAAATGCAAaccaagaagaaaaataattttcgtTGGAAAATGAATATGTTTAACTTTTTGGCCCTCTTTTGTCATTTAATTTCCACGTAGCATGTAGTTATTGTCAATTATGTATTGATATTCTTAAAGATAAAACCTCAGATGAATTGACTGGGGATATATCTAAAGTAATTTTGTGAGCTGTTCTTGCCAGATTCTTCAACCCCTTTCCTCTTGTATATATCAATGTAAGATCTATCAAGAATTAAGTTTTACTCTTCAACCATGTCATACAATTTACTTAAATCCCTCTTTAGACTGAAGAAACAACCATCCCTCTTGGCTATCACAAGTTTAAAGAGCTGGGTTTTCTTCAAATTAAGGTATGAATCTGTCCACTTCTTTCATTTATGTCATTCTCTTAATGTTCTAGCTATATCTTATTGGTACGACTCATCAAGCGGTGATAAAAAATCGTGAGTCTAAATTTTGTCCATTGTGATTGATGTATTTGTCGACGAGAAGGTATGTAGAGAGATCTCATTGCCATTTTTAATCTGTTAGACTCATATAAGGGAAGTATATTGTTGTTAGTGATACTAAATATTGAGTACTACGAACATCGATAGATTTGAAAGTCTCTTGATGTAAATGCTTGTCTTGTGTTTGTTGAATTGAAGGCATGAATTGAGTATGTTATATGGTTGTTTAGAGTCACCTTGTTATTGGACATTGctttaatttcaaaaatcaaaTGATCATTCAACTGTTGTAATACTCTAAATGAATAgaatcaatatatgtaaaggaAATTCAATATAGTTTTGCATGAAATGTCGTTTTAATAGTATTTATCAAGAAATGAGCTAAAGGATGTATAATCATAAATTAATCTACTCCTTGAATCATTAGGTTTGATGCATGACGTGTCACATATTTACAACACTTTCGACACTCAAAACATTGAATTAGTGTGCGTTACAAGCATGTTTTAgtagatatgatgtgtggtTTGTTTGTTTTCAGGAAATTGGAGCCGCGCATGGTTTTTGGACTGATCAATAAGTTGTTGTGGAAAAACTGGCCAAGTATTGGTGCACGTGAGCTTTCAAGGATCGTCGACTAGTAAAAGCTCCTTGGTAGGGCCTCGTGAAGAGAACTGCTGAAGACTGTGTTGAAGAAATTGTGAAAAGTGCATCTCcatgacacccttcataggGTGTGTAAGTTTGCACGAGCCGTGAAAGGTTCCGTGAATGGTGAGCAAAAATTGGATTCAGGAAAATGTCAAGGAAGACTCCACGAGCCCATTCACGGGTTGTATACAGTTTCTCGGATCGTGAATAGTGCCCTTGAAGTAGATAGAAATTTAAAGGAAAAGTTCAAGGAGATGTCAATGGAACAATTCATGGATCGTGGTGTTCTGAATAGACCAAGAAAGCTTCCCCGTGACGATGTTATCAATGTAGCAGATTTTCAAAGGATATGACCATGACTACACACCATGGAGAGTGAATGGATCCACGGCCCATGAAGTGTCATCGTGATATGCATCCACTCAgatttcctagttggtttaggatttgattttgtatttttataaatacccaaatttattttatttttagggttccatatttttttagttttttgagTACGTTGTGAACATATCGAAGCTACACTCTACTACTTTTGGAGACTgattcttgaaatatcatttgggttttcattcttgatttgtGGTTCGTGTGTTTGATTAAAGGTTTACTTCTTCATCTGCATaggtattaattcatgaattctaCACAAATTCTTATTTTGTTACTTACAATTATGAGTATCTAAGCCCACAACTAggattgtgggaaccatgacaacttaattaaataggaaaaacgtaggattgatattcgtgatttatttttgcatgtattgtgatttattCATTTAAGAAAGTCTTTCTTATTGAGTGCACGCATTCATTGCTTTCCCGgaagggaggtagtgattagaaaaagaATACCACAACAATAATTCGAAGTATCTGAC
This sequence is a window from Solanum dulcamara chromosome 10, daSolDulc1.2, whole genome shotgun sequence. Protein-coding genes within it:
- the LOC129871179 gene encoding glucan endo-1,3-beta-glucosidase 8-like, which produces MRKLLVNVFLVTFLVFLGHKVEGLGVNWGDISSHKLPPKDVVKMLQENDIKKVKLFNNDETVLNALAGTGIEVMIGISNQLLKDLVNPDVAKKWVKENVTRFKPKSPKGVNITLVGVGNEPFLRDYKDTLTNVTGPALENIQNALNDAGLGDTTKATVPLNADVYLSPSWNLVPSGGFFRSDIIDPLNYILKVLNKNKAPFMVNIYPFLSLFYGNGAFPFDYAFFDGVSNPLKDKDGVEYTNCFDANLDTCAAALAGAGYGNMTIMVGEMGWPTDGNPYANVTLAEKFYKGFVSYLAIGKGSPRRPGNVEAYLFALFDEDRKSTLPGNFETHWGLYYDDGTPKFPLDLHGNKNTLVSVSNVEKLSKKWCVIKPDVKNFTDVMTYACDRVDCTPLTNGSSCQDLSDAAKASYAVNAYFQNQQQKDESCNFEGKATVTTKDPSQGTCNFTIGFKTLSYLSPSPSPLPSIDHSDSAKPSSSQSTSPNPLAFASMGIFFLISLFFM